In a single window of the Bradyrhizobium sp. ORS 285 genome:
- a CDS encoding helix-turn-helix domain-containing protein produces MPRFRTKPSIPAFALYGEASAAQPDMLHVEPIQVRSKLYRWEIEAHTHLGLHQILWVASGPADIALDERRERCTGPVAVIIPPGVVHAFRFSRDTDGFVLTFNPRAVVEGDVPATGEALRDLFATAQILQLDPQAVATGRIAALFVDLADEFAAADSAASPVPHWLGRSIVWRLAQQSARLSEGARRGSGHAALFTRFIVLVETHHRDHWSVARYADELGMTPERLNRLTRAETGQSALDIVHARLAREACRRLTYIAAPVSKLAFELGFKDPAYFCRFFKRHTGASPRDYRRAMGVADDARG; encoded by the coding sequence ATGCCACGCTTTCGCACCAAGCCGTCGATTCCTGCCTTCGCACTGTATGGCGAGGCCTCCGCGGCGCAGCCGGACATGCTGCATGTCGAGCCGATCCAGGTGCGCAGCAAGCTGTATCGCTGGGAGATCGAGGCGCACACGCACCTGGGCCTGCACCAGATTCTCTGGGTCGCGTCGGGCCCCGCTGACATCGCCTTGGACGAACGCCGCGAGCGCTGCACCGGCCCGGTGGCGGTGATCATTCCGCCGGGGGTCGTGCATGCCTTCCGCTTCTCGCGCGACACCGACGGCTTCGTGCTCACCTTCAATCCCCGTGCCGTGGTCGAGGGCGACGTGCCGGCGACCGGCGAGGCGCTGCGCGACCTGTTCGCAACCGCGCAGATCCTGCAGCTCGATCCGCAGGCGGTCGCGACGGGCCGCATCGCCGCGCTGTTCGTTGACCTCGCCGATGAGTTCGCCGCCGCCGACTCGGCCGCTTCGCCGGTGCCGCATTGGCTGGGACGCTCGATCGTGTGGCGGCTGGCGCAGCAGAGCGCGCGGCTGTCGGAGGGCGCGCGGCGCGGCAGCGGACACGCCGCGCTGTTCACGCGCTTCATCGTGCTGGTCGAGACGCATCACCGCGATCACTGGTCGGTCGCGCGCTATGCCGACGAGCTCGGCATGACGCCGGAGCGACTGAACCGGCTGACGCGGGCGGAGACCGGGCAGTCTGCGCTCGACATCGTGCATGCGCGGCTCGCCCGCGAAGCCTGCCGGCGGCTGACCTATATTGCAGCGCCGGTGTCGAAGCTGGCCTTCGAGCTCGGCTTCAAGGACCCGGCCTATTTTTGCCGCTTCTTCAAGCGCCACACGGGCGCCAGCCCGCGCGACTATCGTCGCGCCATGGGCGTGGCCGACGACGCCCGGGGTTGA
- a CDS encoding cytochrome P450 — translation MFTFDPYSPAVDADPFPFYKTLRDEHPCFWSPQAQVWILSRYADVAAAGTNWQTYSSAKGNLMTELPNRAGATLGTTDPPRHDRLRGLVQHAFMKRNLESLSGPIRDIARDSAEALRGQERFDFIEAFSSKFTVRVLFAALGLPLGDEQTVRDKAVLMVQSDPVSRAKGPQHIAAYNWMQDYAASVIAERRARPQNDLISHFSMAEIDGDKLDEREVLLTTTTLIMAGIESLGGFMSMLAYNLADHPDARRAVVANPDLLADAVEESLRFNTSAQRFRRCLQKDLTLHGQTMREGDFVCLAYGSANRDERQFPNPDVYDITRKPRGHLGFGGGVHACLGSAIARMAIKIAFDEFHKVVPEYRRTQEQLPWMPSSTFRSPLYLELTVH, via the coding sequence ATGTTCACGTTCGACCCGTATTCGCCGGCGGTCGATGCCGACCCGTTCCCGTTCTACAAGACCTTGCGCGACGAGCACCCCTGCTTCTGGAGCCCGCAGGCCCAGGTCTGGATACTCTCGCGCTACGCCGACGTCGCGGCGGCCGGCACCAACTGGCAGACCTATTCCTCGGCCAAGGGCAATCTGATGACCGAGCTGCCGAACCGCGCCGGCGCCACGCTCGGCACCACCGATCCGCCGCGCCACGACCGGCTGCGCGGCCTCGTGCAGCACGCCTTCATGAAGCGCAACCTGGAGAGCCTGTCCGGCCCGATCCGCGACATCGCGCGGGACAGCGCCGAGGCGCTGCGCGGCCAGGAGCGCTTCGACTTCATCGAGGCGTTCTCGTCCAAGTTCACCGTGCGCGTGCTGTTCGCCGCGCTGGGCCTGCCGCTCGGCGACGAGCAGACGGTGCGCGACAAGGCTGTGCTGATGGTGCAGAGCGATCCGGTCAGCCGCGCCAAGGGCCCGCAGCACATCGCCGCCTACAATTGGATGCAGGACTATGCGGCATCCGTGATCGCCGAGCGTCGCGCCCGGCCGCAGAACGACTTGATCTCGCATTTCAGCATGGCCGAGATCGACGGTGACAAGCTCGACGAGCGCGAGGTGCTGCTGACGACGACGACCCTCATCATGGCCGGCATCGAGTCGCTCGGCGGCTTCATGAGCATGCTGGCCTACAATCTCGCCGACCACCCCGACGCCCGGCGCGCCGTGGTCGCCAATCCCGATCTGCTGGCTGACGCTGTGGAAGAGTCCCTGCGCTTCAACACCTCGGCCCAGCGCTTCCGCCGCTGCCTGCAAAAGGATCTGACGCTTCACGGCCAGACCATGCGCGAAGGCGACTTCGTCTGCCTCGCCTACGGCTCCGCCAACCGCGACGAGCGGCAGTTTCCCAATCCCGATGTCTACGACATCACCCGCAAGCCGCGCGGCCATCTCGGCTTCGGCGGCGGGGTCCATGCCTGTTTAGGCTCAGCGATCGCAAGGATGGCGATCAAGATCGCATTCGACGAATTCCACAAGGTCGTGCCCGAGTATCGCCGCACCCAGGAGCAACTGCCCTGGATGCCCTCCTCGACCTTCCGCAGCCCGCTGTATCTGGAGCTGACGGTGCATTGA
- a CDS encoding NADH:flavin oxidoreductase — protein MSDLDTGVLFRPFRLKSLELKNRIVMAPMTRNAAPNGIPGEANAAYYRRRAEGGVGLILTEGTVINRPASRNEPNIPFFHGEAALAGWQKVASAVHAAGGRIAPQIWHTGSTKGMSRWEPDAPVESPSGLVAPDKPRGNTMTENDIADTVAAFAQAAADAKRTGFDTVEVHGAHGYLVDEFFWSGTNKREDRYGGPTIKERSRFAGEIVAAIRKAVGPDFPIILRVSQWKQQDYATRLAETPALMGDWLQPLVDAGVDILHCSQRRFWEPEFPEIDGEKGLNFAGWAKKITGAATISVGSVGLSDEFFSAFAGKPSSSADLDALLERMAKDEFDLIAVGRALISDADWVAKIKAGDKAGLKGFNAADLGALV, from the coding sequence ATGTCCGATCTCGATACCGGCGTGCTGTTTCGTCCGTTTCGCCTGAAGTCGCTGGAGCTGAAGAACCGCATCGTCATGGCGCCGATGACGCGCAACGCCGCGCCGAACGGCATCCCCGGCGAAGCCAACGCCGCCTATTACCGCCGCCGCGCCGAAGGCGGTGTGGGGCTGATCCTCACCGAGGGCACGGTGATCAACCGTCCGGCCTCGCGCAACGAGCCCAACATTCCGTTCTTCCACGGCGAGGCCGCGCTGGCCGGCTGGCAGAAGGTGGCAAGCGCCGTGCACGCCGCCGGCGGCCGCATCGCGCCGCAGATCTGGCACACCGGTTCGACCAAGGGCATGAGCCGCTGGGAGCCGGACGCGCCGGTCGAGAGCCCCTCGGGCCTGGTGGCGCCGGACAAGCCGCGCGGCAACACGATGACCGAGAACGACATCGCCGACACCGTCGCCGCGTTCGCGCAGGCTGCCGCCGATGCCAAGCGCACGGGCTTCGATACCGTCGAGGTCCACGGCGCGCATGGCTATCTCGTCGATGAATTCTTCTGGTCCGGGACCAACAAGCGTGAGGATCGCTATGGCGGCCCGACCATCAAGGAGCGCTCGCGCTTCGCCGGCGAGATCGTCGCCGCCATTCGCAAGGCGGTCGGTCCGGATTTCCCGATCATCCTGCGCGTCAGCCAGTGGAAGCAGCAGGACTACGCGACGCGCCTCGCCGAGACGCCCGCGCTGATGGGCGACTGGCTGCAGCCGCTGGTGGATGCCGGCGTCGACATCCTGCACTGCTCGCAGCGCCGCTTCTGGGAGCCGGAATTCCCGGAGATCGACGGCGAGAAGGGGCTCAACTTCGCCGGCTGGGCGAAGAAGATCACGGGCGCGGCGACCATCAGCGTCGGCTCGGTCGGCCTGTCCGACGAGTTCTTCTCGGCCTTCGCGGGCAAGCCGTCGAGCTCGGCCGATCTCGATGCGCTGCTCGAGCGCATGGCAAAGGACGAGTTCGACCTCATCGCCGTCGGCCGCGCGCTGATCAGCGATGCGGATTGGGTCGCGAAGATCAAGGCCGGCGACAAGGCCGGGCTGAAGGGCTTCAACGCCGCGGATCTCGGCGCTTTGGTTTGA
- the pobA gene encoding 4-hydroxybenzoate 3-monooxygenase: protein MKVQVCIIGGGPSGLMLSQLLHLQGIDTIILEKSSRDYVLSRIRAGVLEHGFAKLMREAQCGERMDREGEIHHGFYIAHDGKLDRVDLHKYSGGNSVMVYGQTELTRDLYEARDKLGGKVVHNALDVTPHDIDSDAPYVTYRTGDEVIRVDCDYIVGADGFHGVSRKSIPHDKIKEFERVYPFGWLGVLSRTKPVSPELIYAKHERGFALCSLRSQVLSRYYIQVPLTDTVEGWSDDAFWEELKRRLPEEVAAKLITGPSIEKSIAPLRSFVAEPMRYGRMFLAGDAAHIVPPTGARGLNSAASDIYYLYHGLLDHYKKGDNRGIDGYSQRALARIWKAQRFSWWMTTLLHRFPDRLPYEDKLQDTEFAYLFSSEAAQRSLAENYVGLPF from the coding sequence ATGAAAGTCCAAGTCTGCATTATCGGCGGCGGCCCCTCGGGCCTGATGCTGTCGCAGCTTCTGCACCTGCAGGGTATCGATACGATCATCCTGGAAAAGTCCAGCCGCGACTATGTGCTGTCGCGCATCCGCGCCGGCGTGCTCGAGCACGGCTTTGCCAAGCTGATGCGCGAGGCGCAGTGCGGCGAGCGCATGGACCGCGAGGGCGAGATCCATCATGGCTTCTACATCGCCCATGACGGCAAGCTCGACCGCGTCGATCTGCACAAATATTCCGGCGGCAATTCGGTGATGGTCTATGGCCAGACCGAACTGACCCGTGACCTCTACGAGGCCCGCGACAAGCTCGGCGGCAAGGTCGTGCACAACGCGCTCGACGTGACCCCGCACGACATCGATTCCGACGCGCCCTACGTCACCTACCGCACCGGCGACGAGGTCATCCGCGTCGACTGCGACTACATCGTCGGCGCCGACGGCTTCCATGGCGTGAGCCGCAAGTCGATCCCGCACGACAAGATCAAGGAGTTCGAGCGAGTCTACCCGTTCGGCTGGCTCGGCGTGCTCTCGCGCACCAAGCCGGTGTCGCCGGAACTGATCTATGCCAAGCATGAGCGCGGCTTCGCGCTGTGCTCGCTGCGTTCGCAGGTGCTGAGCCGCTATTACATCCAGGTGCCGCTGACCGACACCGTCGAGGGCTGGAGCGACGACGCGTTCTGGGAGGAGCTGAAGCGCCGCCTGCCGGAGGAGGTCGCCGCCAAGCTGATCACCGGCCCGTCGATCGAGAAGAGCATCGCGCCGCTGCGCAGCTTCGTCGCCGAGCCGATGCGCTACGGCCGGATGTTCCTGGCCGGCGACGCTGCTCACATCGTGCCGCCGACCGGCGCGCGCGGGCTGAACTCGGCCGCGTCCGACATCTACTATCTCTATCACGGCCTGCTCGATCACTACAAAAAGGGCGACAACCGCGGCATCGACGGCTACTCGCAGCGCGCGCTGGCGCGGATCTGGAAGGCGCAGCGCTTCTCCTGGTGGATGACGACGCTGCTGCATCGCTTCCCCGATCGCCTGCCGTATGAGGACAAGCTGCAGGATACCGAATTCGCCTATCTGTTCTCGTCGGAGGCCGCGCAGCGGTCGCTGGCGGAGAACTATGTCGGGCTGCCGTTCTAG